In a single window of the Bradyrhizobium sp. ORS 285 genome:
- a CDS encoding AtpZ/AtpI family protein produces MADGTNESSGHGDRDKSPDEVALSARLGSLDQRLSEFRDGRKSGADQPGNSGGDTAARASAMARGLRLSSELIAGVLVGAVLGWGFDRLLSTSPFGFIVFFLLGFAAGVLNVVRSAGVAPDRSRQ; encoded by the coding sequence ATGGCGGATGGCACGAACGAGAGCAGCGGACACGGAGATCGCGACAAGTCGCCCGATGAGGTTGCGCTTTCCGCAAGGCTCGGAAGTCTCGATCAACGGTTGTCCGAATTTCGCGACGGCCGAAAGAGCGGGGCTGATCAACCTGGAAACAGCGGCGGTGACACTGCAGCCCGGGCTTCGGCCATGGCGCGTGGCCTGCGACTGTCCTCCGAGTTGATCGCCGGTGTCCTCGTCGGCGCGGTGCTTGGCTGGGGCTTCGACCGCTTGCTGTCGACATCGCCCTTCGGATTTATCGTGTTTTTCCTGCTCGGCTTCGCCGCCGGCGTGTTGAACGTGGTCAGATCTGCAGGCGTCGCCCCCGACAGGTCCCGCCAATGA
- a CDS encoding F0F1 ATP synthase subunit A — MIDPIHQFHLNKIFTIGHIGNQEIAFTNSSAYMLLAVVLIAVMMMAAGRALVPGRFQSMVELSYEFVANTIRTSAGSHGMTFFPLVFSLFMFIFVSNIVGIIPYTFTVSSHIIVTFALALLVFLTVIIYGFYKNGLKFFKLFVPSGIPAVILPLVVVIEIISFFSRPISHSVRLFANMLAGHVTLKVFASFVTMLGALGFVGKVGALLPLGLTVALTGLELMVAFLQAYVFTILTCIYLNDAIHPGH; from the coding sequence ATGATCGATCCGATCCATCAATTCCACCTCAACAAGATCTTCACGATCGGCCACATCGGCAATCAGGAGATCGCGTTCACCAATTCGTCCGCGTACATGCTGCTCGCGGTCGTTCTCATCGCCGTCATGATGATGGCCGCCGGACGCGCGCTCGTCCCGGGACGCTTCCAGTCGATGGTCGAGCTGTCCTACGAATTCGTCGCCAACACCATCAGAACCAGCGCCGGCTCACACGGCATGACGTTCTTCCCGCTGGTGTTCTCGCTGTTCATGTTCATCTTCGTCTCGAACATCGTCGGCATCATCCCCTACACCTTCACCGTCTCCAGCCACATCATCGTCACCTTCGCGCTGGCGCTCTTGGTGTTCCTGACGGTCATCATCTACGGCTTCTACAAGAACGGCCTGAAGTTCTTTAAGCTGTTCGTACCCTCCGGCATCCCCGCGGTGATCCTGCCGCTGGTGGTCGTGATCGAAATCATCTCCTTCTTCTCCCGCCCGATCTCGCACAGCGTCCGTCTGTTCGCCAACATGCTGGCCGGCCACGTCACCCTGAAGGTGTTCGCGAGCTTCGTGACCATGCTCGGCGCGCTCGGCTTCGTCGGCAAGGTGGGCGCGCTGCTGCCGCTCGGTCTCACGGTCGCCCTGACCGGCCTCGAGCTGATGGTCGCGTTCCTCCAGGCCTACGTCTTCACGATCCTCACCTGCATCTATCTCAACGATGCTATCCATCCGGGCCACTGA
- a CDS encoding F0F1 ATP synthase subunit C has translation MDPVAAKYIGAGIACIGMGGAGAGIGIIFGNYLSAALRNPSAAQGQFGNLIFGFAVTEALGIFSLLIALLLLYAV, from the coding sequence ATGGATCCGGTCGCAGCGAAGTACATTGGCGCGGGCATTGCCTGCATCGGCATGGGTGGCGCGGGTGCCGGCATCGGCATCATCTTCGGCAACTACCTGTCGGCTGCTCTGCGCAACCCGTCGGCCGCCCAGGGCCAGTTCGGCAACCTGATTTTCGGCTTCGCGGTGACCGAAGCGCTCGGCATCTTCTCGCTGCTGATCGCCCTGCTCCTGCTGTACGCCGTCTAA